One window of Tepidanaerobacter acetatoxydans Re1 genomic DNA carries:
- a CDS encoding four-carbon acid sugar kinase family protein, which yields MGYISIIADDLTGASDTGIQFRKYGLKTKVVVNYDTLGEFLDCDEILAINSNTRPLNDEKAYKRVFDICNMLKNAGFSRIYKKVDSTFRGNPGAELEAVMDALGSDLAILVPSYPDNGRYMVNGYLKVTSVPIYNDNSVENLCSSNKMEQELCHVPTIIQKQVGRKVGNIDLKTVRQGSFAILGAVDDFQKNGYQIIAIDAVTKDDFNNIALACKSLPEETVMAGAAGFAAYLPKVIGLSSDKLARLPSKEGIILVVAGTCNQTTRRQIEEVLKNINADFTKINTEKIIKGMAAEEIQDVVQKIQINIETQKTASKPFIIAVDTLFKPINEKDSSINKQGKIIASAIGEIVVKLVDEKVVQSLVITGGDTALHVLSALKAKGIELKDEILAGIPLGRLIGGKAHDIPIVTKAGGFGTPTAILEVIKHLQNNIEAEKTLNFLEEV from the coding sequence ATGGGGTACATATCAATAATAGCAGATGATCTTACCGGTGCCAGTGATACAGGCATTCAATTTCGAAAATATGGATTAAAGACCAAAGTTGTAGTAAATTATGATACATTAGGTGAGTTTTTAGATTGTGATGAGATTTTAGCAATTAATTCAAATACCCGACCATTAAATGACGAAAAAGCCTACAAAAGAGTTTTTGATATATGCAATATGCTAAAAAATGCTGGTTTTAGCCGTATATACAAAAAGGTAGATTCAACATTTAGAGGAAATCCGGGAGCTGAACTTGAGGCTGTGATGGATGCGCTTGGTTCAGACTTAGCAATATTAGTCCCGTCTTATCCGGATAATGGACGCTATATGGTAAATGGATATTTAAAAGTTACATCAGTGCCTATTTATAATGATAATAGTGTTGAAAACCTATGCTCATCCAATAAAATGGAACAAGAATTATGCCATGTTCCAACGATTATTCAAAAACAAGTAGGAAGAAAAGTGGGCAACATAGACTTGAAAACTGTTCGTCAAGGTAGTTTTGCAATATTAGGTGCAGTAGATGATTTCCAGAAAAATGGATACCAAATAATAGCAATTGATGCTGTCACGAAAGATGATTTTAACAATATTGCACTTGCTTGCAAGTCCCTGCCGGAAGAAACAGTAATGGCAGGTGCAGCAGGATTTGCCGCATATTTACCTAAGGTGATAGGTCTATCATCTGATAAACTTGCAAGGCTGCCGTCAAAGGAAGGAATTATACTAGTGGTAGCCGGAACATGCAATCAGACAACTCGCCGGCAGATAGAAGAAGTATTAAAAAACATAAATGCTGATTTTACAAAAATCAATACAGAAAAAATAATTAAAGGTATGGCAGCTGAAGAAATACAAGATGTTGTGCAAAAGATTCAAATAAATATTGAAACTCAAAAAACAGCATCTAAGCCATTCATAATAGCGGTGGATACGCTTTTTAAGCCAATAAACGAAAAAGACTCCTCAATAAATAAACAGGGAAAGATTATAGCATCTGCTATCGGTGAAATTGTAGTTAAGCTGGTTGATGAAAAAGTAGTTCAAAGCCTTGTAATAACCGGTGGCGATACGGCTCTTCATGTATTAAGCGCATTAAAAGCGAAGGGTATAGAGTTGAAAGATGAAATCCTAGCCGGTATTCCATTGGGACGATTAATCGGAGGTAAAGCCCATGATATTCCCATTGTGACTAAAGCCGGAGGTTTTGGAACACCGACGGCAATTTTGGAGGTAATTAAACATCTGCAAAATAATATCGAAGCAGAAAAAACATTAAATTTTTTAGAAGAAGTGTAA
- the pdxA gene encoding 4-hydroxythreonine-4-phosphate dehydrogenase PdxA has product MSSKKPIVAITVGDPCGIGPEITAKALSNAEIYDKCNPVVISDAEVMKQAIKIAKVNMQINPVTNVEDCKYEYGTIDVFDLKNVDVERIEFGKVTKLGGESSFQYIVKGIELALEGKVDAVTTGPIHKQAINLAGHKYSGHTEIFADYTNTKDYCMMLVDKDFRVSHVTTHVAFRQVPDLVTKDRVLKVIQLTNEAVTKMGIENPRTAVAGLNPHSGEDGLFGREEIEEIEPAIKEASSMGIQVEGPIPPDTVFVKLRGGQYDAVVAMYHDQGHIPIKLVGFKYDDKLGKWGSLSGVNTTLGLPIIRTSVDHGVAFGKAGKGTANPESMIDAINLAAVMAGGKE; this is encoded by the coding sequence ATGTCTAGTAAAAAGCCCATAGTAGCTATCACAGTAGGTGATCCCTGCGGTATCGGCCCTGAGATAACGGCTAAAGCCTTAAGTAATGCTGAAATATATGATAAATGCAACCCTGTTGTAATAAGTGATGCCGAGGTCATGAAACAAGCGATAAAAATTGCAAAAGTAAATATGCAAATAAACCCTGTGACTAATGTCGAAGACTGTAAATACGAGTATGGGACAATCGATGTATTTGATTTAAAAAATGTAGATGTCGAGAGAATTGAATTTGGTAAAGTAACAAAACTAGGAGGTGAGTCAAGCTTTCAGTATATAGTAAAAGGTATCGAGCTGGCATTGGAAGGCAAGGTGGATGCGGTTACAACAGGTCCGATACACAAACAGGCCATAAATCTTGCAGGACATAAGTATTCGGGCCACACGGAGATATTTGCCGATTATACTAATACCAAAGACTACTGCATGATGCTTGTGGACAAAGATTTTCGAGTTTCACATGTTACAACACATGTGGCCTTTAGGCAAGTGCCGGATTTAGTTACGAAGGACAGAGTTCTTAAGGTAATCCAGCTTACGAATGAAGCAGTAACAAAAATGGGCATAGAAAATCCTCGCACAGCTGTAGCGGGTCTTAATCCACATTCCGGTGAAGACGGCCTTTTCGGACGAGAGGAAATAGAAGAAATTGAGCCTGCGATAAAAGAAGCATCTTCAATGGGAATACAGGTAGAAGGTCCCATACCGCCTGATACCGTATTTGTCAAACTTAGAGGAGGCCAATATGATGCGGTAGTAGCTATGTACCACGACCAAGGCCATATCCCCATAAAACTTGTTGGCTTTAAATACGATGACAAGTTAGGAAAATGGGGCTCCCTCTCCGGCGTCAATACAACTTTAGGATTGCCAATAATTCGGACATCGGTAGACCATGGTGTGGCTTTCGGCAAAGCCGGTAAAGGCACAGCAAACCCCGAAAGCATGATTGACGCCATAAATCTTGCAGCTGTGATGGCTGGTGGGAAGGAATAG
- a CDS encoding sigma-54-dependent Fis family transcriptional regulator has translation MPYKIAIVAPYVELSDVARHTCDELEVAAKIVVGDLEEGVKAAKKLIDEGAEVIISRGGTATAITRQLDEPVVEIIVSPYDIIRAVASAKRCGDHIGVVGFRNIIYGSKSLEEVLDVKIEELEIKTEADALSVIKKAKQDGIQVIVGDAVSVRYSKKMGLESVLVTSGKESISMALREAQELVAVRRREKAKAEQFKAILDFTYEGIIATDAEGKISLVNPAAEKILGKSKVSLLNQPAGNVLPSLALKRVQEQGKPLLGELHRIGSSMIVHNLVPVITNNETNGIVITFQDAGHLQAVENKVRRELYLKGHVAQHTFEDIITCSPMMKKVINQAKQFAQAEAAVVVTGETGTGKEMLVQSIHNASLRKDGPFVAVNCAAVPENLLESELFGYEEGAFTGARRGGKKGLFELAHNGTIFLDEIGELPLKLQARLLRVLQEKAIIRVGGDRVIPVNVRIIAATHRNLEEDVEKGTFRQDLYYRLNVLRLLLPPLRERKDDIPLLIDRLLEKICSKTNKARPIITDEVLQIFNAYHWPGNVRELENMLERLVVLKGGLQITLEDIDGIKGISEDKMNNKETCGSVHIELKGSMEDMEKEIVRKTLELTGYNKEKTCKKLGISQTTLWRKLKKWDIAK, from the coding sequence ATGCCATATAAAATAGCCATTGTAGCACCATATGTGGAGTTATCGGATGTGGCTCGACACACATGTGATGAACTTGAAGTTGCAGCAAAAATTGTAGTAGGTGATTTAGAAGAAGGTGTTAAAGCTGCAAAAAAGCTTATCGATGAGGGTGCGGAAGTAATAATTAGTCGGGGAGGTACTGCAACGGCTATAACCCGGCAACTAGATGAGCCGGTAGTGGAAATTATAGTAAGCCCTTATGATATTATAAGAGCCGTAGCCAGTGCTAAAAGATGCGGCGATCATATAGGTGTGGTAGGGTTTAGAAATATAATATACGGCAGTAAGAGTCTAGAGGAAGTATTGGATGTAAAAATTGAGGAACTGGAGATAAAAACTGAAGCTGATGCACTGAGTGTTATTAAAAAGGCTAAGCAAGACGGCATACAGGTAATAGTGGGAGATGCGGTATCTGTTCGATACAGCAAAAAAATGGGCTTAGAGTCTGTGCTTGTAACTTCCGGTAAAGAGTCGATAAGTATGGCATTAAGAGAAGCTCAAGAGTTAGTTGCCGTGCGCCGAAGGGAAAAAGCTAAAGCTGAGCAGTTTAAAGCAATACTGGATTTTACATATGAAGGAATTATCGCTACAGATGCAGAAGGCAAAATTTCCTTGGTGAACCCTGCAGCAGAGAAGATATTAGGTAAATCAAAAGTTTCACTTTTAAACCAGCCTGCGGGAAACGTGCTGCCGAGCCTGGCACTAAAAAGAGTTCAAGAACAGGGCAAACCTCTCTTGGGAGAACTTCATCGTATCGGAAGCTCTATGATAGTTCATAATTTAGTCCCGGTAATAACAAACAACGAAACAAACGGAATCGTAATAACATTTCAAGATGCCGGCCATCTGCAGGCTGTTGAAAATAAAGTACGACGGGAACTTTATTTAAAAGGGCATGTTGCACAACATACTTTTGAAGATATTATAACTTGCTCACCGATGATGAAAAAGGTTATCAATCAGGCAAAACAATTTGCACAAGCTGAGGCAGCAGTGGTAGTTACTGGGGAAACTGGTACAGGCAAGGAAATGCTTGTGCAGAGCATACATAATGCGAGCCTCCGAAAAGACGGCCCTTTTGTTGCCGTTAACTGTGCGGCGGTCCCCGAGAATCTGTTGGAAAGCGAGCTGTTCGGCTATGAAGAAGGAGCCTTCACCGGTGCTCGCCGCGGAGGCAAAAAAGGATTATTTGAATTAGCTCACAATGGTACTATATTCTTGGATGAGATTGGAGAACTTCCGCTAAAATTACAAGCCCGCCTTCTTCGAGTTCTTCAGGAAAAAGCCATTATACGAGTAGGCGGTGACAGAGTTATCCCGGTTAATGTTCGCATTATCGCGGCAACTCACAGAAATTTAGAAGAAGATGTTGAAAAAGGCACCTTTCGTCAAGATTTATATTATAGGTTAAATGTGCTTAGATTATTGCTGCCCCCTTTACGAGAACGAAAAGATGACATTCCCTTGCTAATAGACCGCTTACTTGAAAAGATTTGCAGTAAAACTAACAAGGCACGGCCTATAATTACTGATGAAGTATTGCAGATATTTAATGCCTATCATTGGCCGGGAAATGTGAGAGAGTTGGAAAATATGCTTGAACGATTAGTAGTGCTTAAGGGAGGACTACAAATTACTCTGGAAGATATAGATGGAATAAAAGGGATATCTGAAGATAAAATGAATAATAAAGAAACATGCGGCAGTGTTCACATAGAACTAAAAGGTAGCATGGAAGATATGGAAAAGGAAATAGTACGTAAAACCTTAGAGCTTACGGGCTACAATAAAGAGAAAACCTGTAAAAAACTCGGAATAAGCCAGACTACATTGTGGCGGAAATTAAAAAAATGGGATATTGCAAAATGA
- a CDS encoding Asp23/Gls24 family envelope stress response protein yields the protein MSGKTFISDSVFIEIAKEAMRKVEEVYKQDKKGGLAGFTRMFVDRFTPQISVKKTDPTEFEESEGTVSFEVKVTVLYGVKIPEVAEKAREKIISEVETLTGYTVEKVDLVVERIIKPEDIQEEKPEEKVEE from the coding sequence ATGAGTGGCAAAACCTTTATAAGTGATTCGGTTTTTATTGAGATAGCAAAAGAGGCTATGCGTAAAGTTGAGGAAGTTTATAAGCAGGATAAAAAGGGAGGCCTTGCAGGTTTCACCAGAATGTTTGTAGATAGGTTTACACCACAGATTTCAGTAAAGAAAACCGATCCGACGGAGTTTGAGGAATCGGAAGGCACTGTGTCTTTTGAGGTAAAAGTTACCGTTTTATATGGTGTTAAGATTCCTGAAGTAGCCGAAAAGGCAAGAGAAAAGATTATCAGTGAAGTAGAAACCCTTACAGGATATACAGTAGAAAAAGTTGATCTTGTTGTTGAAAGAATTATAAAGCCTGAAGATATTCAGGAAGAAAAGCCTGAAGAAAAAGTTGAAGAATAA